From a single Acidobacteriota bacterium genomic region:
- a CDS encoding NUDIX hydrolase, producing MKPDTLSSKTIYTGKVFDIRVDRVREGDVEYERDIVVHGGSAVILPVFDDGTAALVRQYRHAAGEMLLELAAGTLESGEDPVAGALRELEEEIGVRAETIEKLAEFYVSPGFLTEKMHVFLATGLTEVGQKLEEDEILTIERHSFSVLLEMISLGQIKDAKSIIGITLAAKIVDADHSAATLPSSIHAPD from the coding sequence ATGAAACCCGATACCCTTTCTTCCAAAACCATCTACACCGGCAAGGTCTTTGATATCCGTGTTGATCGGGTGCGGGAGGGTGATGTTGAGTATGAGCGGGATATTGTTGTGCATGGCGGGAGTGCGGTGATATTGCCGGTGTTTGATGATGGCACGGCGGCGCTTGTTCGGCAGTATCGTCATGCGGCGGGAGAAATGCTTCTGGAACTCGCCGCCGGGACGCTCGAATCCGGCGAGGACCCGGTCGCGGGGGCACTTCGCGAACTCGAAGAAGAGATCGGCGTACGGGCGGAAACGATCGAAAAGCTCGCTGAGTTTTACGTTTCGCCCGGCTTTCTGACTGAAAAGATGCACGTCTTCCTAGCCACCGGCCTTACCGAGGTCGGCCAAAAGCTTGAGGAAGATGAGATCCTCACAATTGAGCGACATTCCTTCTCCGTTCTGCTCGAAATGATCAGCCTCGGCCAGATCAAAGATGCAAAGTCCATCATCGGCATAACCCTCGCCGCCAAGATCGTGGACGCCGACCACTCCGCCGCC
- the coaBC gene encoding bifunctional phosphopantothenoylcysteine decarboxylase/phosphopantothenate--cysteine ligase CoaBC, translating into MGKYRISLGVSGGIAAYKAVEVMRLLQKAGCEVSVAMTRHATEFVQPLTFRALTGGHVIVDDYDPANPDPIAHINFSQEIDLLLIVPATANIIGKFANGIADDFLSSTYLACTAPVMIAPAMNTTMWEQPATQRNIERLKADGVHFVEPVAGELACKTVGTGKLEDVENIVRQALAKLDSKFQIPNSGSPSDLESGIWNRKSDLSGERFLITVGGTREAIDPVRFISNHSSGKMGFALAEAARDRGAEVTVVAGVTTAEPPTGVRVLRGVSAEEMHSAVKGEIENATVFVGAAAVADYAPVNAADAKIKKEGKEQLTLELKKTPDILAEVSRNRTNGLLVVGFAAETNDVVGYARSKMEKKGLDMVVANDITREGAGFNTDTNIATILTRSGEAIDLPMMPKREMADRILDELVKLR; encoded by the coding sequence ATGGGTAAATATCGAATAAGTTTAGGTGTGAGCGGGGGAATCGCGGCTTATAAGGCTGTGGAGGTGATGCGGCTGCTGCAGAAGGCGGGGTGCGAGGTCTCGGTGGCGATGACGCGGCACGCGACGGAGTTTGTGCAGCCGTTGACGTTTCGGGCGCTGACGGGCGGGCATGTGATCGTGGACGACTACGACCCGGCGAATCCGGACCCGATCGCACACATCAATTTTTCGCAGGAGATCGACCTTCTGCTGATAGTGCCAGCGACGGCGAATATTATCGGCAAATTTGCCAATGGCATCGCCGATGACTTCCTGAGTTCGACCTATCTTGCCTGCACGGCCCCGGTGATGATCGCACCGGCGATGAACACGACGATGTGGGAGCAGCCCGCGACGCAGCGAAACATCGAACGGCTCAAGGCCGATGGCGTCCATTTTGTCGAGCCGGTGGCCGGCGAACTCGCCTGCAAAACGGTCGGGACCGGGAAGCTTGAAGATGTTGAGAATATCGTCCGACAGGCATTAGCTAAGCTCGATTCCAAATTCCAAATTCCAAATTCTGGATCGCCTTCGGATCTGGAATCTGGAATCTGGAATAGGAAATCGGATTTGTCAGGCGAACGGTTTTTGATTACCGTTGGCGGGACTCGGGAGGCGATCGATCCGGTGCGGTTCATTTCGAACCATTCATCTGGGAAGATGGGCTTTGCTTTGGCGGAGGCCGCTCGCGACCGCGGTGCGGAGGTGACGGTGGTCGCCGGCGTTACGACGGCCGAACCGCCGACGGGCGTCCGGGTTCTGCGGGGAGTCTCTGCCGAGGAAATGCACTCGGCCGTTAAAGGCGAGATCGAGAATGCCACTGTTTTTGTCGGTGCTGCGGCCGTCGCGGATTATGCTCCGGTGAATGCGGCGGATGCGAAGATAAAAAAAGAAGGTAAGGAGCAGCTCACGCTCGAGCTCAAGAAAACGCCAGACATTTTGGCCGAGGTCTCGCGAAACCGGACGAACGGGTTGCTTGTGGTCGGCTTTGCCGCCGAGACCAATGATGTTGTCGGCTATGCCCGCTCCAAAATGGAAAAAAAGGGGCTCGATATGGTCGTGGCGAATGACATCACCCGCGAAGGTGCGGGCTTCAACACCGACACGAACATCGCTACCATTTTGACCCGCAGCGGCGAGGCTATCGATCTGCCGATGATGCCCAAACGGGAAATGGCTGATAGAATTCTCGATGAACTGGTTAAATTAAGGTAG
- a CDS encoding uracil-DNA glycosylase: protein MVEDASVVISASEETIAETPANDAAIDMKTAPSNESIESIRAEIGECTRCALCAGRTQVVHSTGNFNAELMFIGEAPGADEDIKGEPFVGRAGQLLTKIIEAIGIKREDVFIGNINRCRPPGNRQPLPEEASVCRPFLLREVAVIKPKVIVVLGAHAAHNLLEVKTPISKLRGQFHDYFGTKVMPTFHPAYLLRDPHKKKEVWDDMKMVRDLLRTM from the coding sequence ATGGTCGAAGACGCGAGTGTGGTCATATCGGCAAGTGAAGAGACGATTGCGGAGACGCCTGCGAACGATGCGGCGATCGATATGAAAACAGCACCTAGCAACGAAAGCATCGAATCGATCCGGGCCGAGATAGGTGAATGCACGCGTTGCGCGCTGTGCGCCGGCCGGACGCAGGTAGTCCACAGCACGGGCAATTTCAACGCAGAGCTGATGTTCATCGGCGAGGCTCCGGGGGCAGATGAAGACATTAAGGGCGAGCCCTTTGTCGGCCGTGCCGGGCAGCTTTTAACGAAGATAATCGAGGCCATCGGTATCAAACGCGAAGATGTCTTTATCGGCAACATCAATCGCTGCCGCCCGCCGGGAAACCGACAGCCATTGCCCGAGGAAGCGAGCGTTTGCCGGCCGTTTCTATTGCGAGAGGTCGCGGTGATCAAGCCGAAGGTGATAGTTGTGCTCGGCGCGCATGCGGCGCACAATCTTCTCGAGGTAAAAACGCCGATCTCAAAGCTTCGAGGTCAGTTTCACGACTATTTCGGCACTAAAGTAATGCCGACGTTTCATCCTGCATACCTGCTCCGAGACCCGCACAAGAAAAAAGAGGTCTGGGACGACATGAAGATGGTCCGCGACCTGCTGCGGACGATGTGA
- a CDS encoding phytoene/squalene synthase family protein, with the protein MLRFTGAAAAGKGTSAVERPGIEECRAITKRYGTSFYFATQFFPREVREGIYAVYAFARIPDEIVDDPNCSDHENATRRLEEWYAEFKQAFLAGSSADAVLDAIVKQFHKYGIPESECDAFIRSMFMDERKFSYANYEELEEYMYGSASVIGLMVTRIVGYSGEEAFEYAKKLGNAFQLTNFLRDIREDYDDLGRVYMPEDEMAKFGLTRDDIASRVRDERFERFMRYQIERNREVYRQAFPGIRMLHWRGRLAVKISYVLYKAILGEIERANYNVYAGRVRTNRQQKIVLSLKALAGVYE; encoded by the coding sequence ATGCTAAGATTTACTGGAGCAGCAGCGGCTGGAAAGGGGACGTCCGCAGTTGAGCGGCCGGGTATAGAAGAGTGCCGTGCGATCACAAAGCGGTACGGGACCAGCTTTTATTTTGCTACGCAGTTCTTTCCACGTGAGGTTCGCGAGGGCATTTATGCGGTATATGCCTTCGCCCGGATCCCAGACGAAATAGTCGACGACCCGAACTGCTCTGATCACGAGAACGCGACTCGTCGGCTCGAGGAATGGTATGCGGAATTCAAGCAAGCATTCCTTGCCGGGAGTTCTGCCGACGCGGTGCTCGACGCGATCGTAAAGCAGTTTCATAAGTACGGTATCCCTGAATCTGAGTGCGATGCGTTCATTCGCTCGATGTTCATGGATGAGCGGAAGTTCTCATACGCGAACTACGAAGAGCTCGAAGAGTACATGTACGGCTCGGCGTCGGTGATCGGGTTAATGGTGACTCGGATCGTTGGGTATTCGGGCGAAGAGGCGTTCGAATATGCAAAGAAGCTTGGCAACGCCTTTCAGCTAACGAACTTTCTCCGAGATATCCGCGAAGATTACGATGACCTCGGTCGCGTTTACATGCCCGAGGACGAGATGGCGAAGTTCGGGCTGACGAGGGACGACATCGCGAGCCGCGTTCGCGATGAGCGGTTCGAGCGGTTCATGCGGTATCAGATCGAACGGAACCGCGAGGTCTACCGCCAGGCCTTCCCGGGCATCCGGATGCTCCATTGGCGCGGGCGGCTCGCGGTCAAGATCTCTTACGTACTTTACAAAGCGATCCTCGGTGAGATCGAGCGGGCCAATTACAACGTTTACGCGGGCCGCGTCCGCACCAACCGACAGCAAAAGATCGTGCTATCCCTCAAAGCCCTTGCGGGTGTCTATGAATAA
- the crtI gene encoding phytoene desaturase — MNKKVVIIGAGIGGLGTAGLFAKKGYDVTVLEKNEHAGGRANIFEAEGFRFDMGPSWYLAPDLFEHYFELLGERVEDHLDLVRLSPSYRIFFQGDPDTLEIHSDIEKDGRTFDAIEPGSSEMLKKYLAQSEYQYEVATQHFMYKNYDTVFDFFNKRVMTEGQKLSVFSKMHNFVTRFFKSRKLQQVMEYTMVFLGTSPYEAPAIYNLMSHMDFNQGVFYPQGGFYELINALVRVAEKNGAKVRTNAAVAEILVGNGKASGVKLESGEVVEADIVISNADYQFTETRLLPEKAQTYKKKYWDKKVLAPSAFILYLGVKEKMPQLIHHNLLFSDDWRKNFDEIYKDPKLPNEPSLYVCAPSVTDPGVAPEGKENLFVLVPIASGLEITVERKQEYADHVLERMEREMGLDGLREKIEYMRIYTVDDFLNDYNSFKGTALGLAHTIWQTAIFRPNNRSKKVSNLFYVGAGTNPGIGTQICLISAELVYKRVHGIKTAEPLTTI, encoded by the coding sequence ATGAATAAAAAAGTAGTGATCATCGGGGCTGGCATCGGCGGCCTCGGCACCGCCGGCCTTTTCGCAAAAAAAGGCTACGACGTTACCGTGCTCGAAAAGAACGAGCACGCCGGCGGCAGGGCAAATATCTTTGAGGCCGAGGGTTTTCGGTTCGATATGGGGCCGTCATGGTATCTCGCCCCGGACCTCTTCGAGCACTACTTTGAACTCTTAGGCGAACGGGTCGAGGACCATCTTGACCTAGTTCGGCTCTCACCTTCATATCGCATCTTCTTTCAGGGCGACCCGGATACGTTAGAAATACATTCGGATATCGAAAAGGACGGCAGGACTTTTGACGCGATCGAGCCCGGCTCTTCGGAAATGCTCAAGAAGTATCTCGCCCAGTCGGAGTATCAGTATGAGGTGGCGACGCAGCACTTCATGTATAAGAACTACGACACGGTCTTCGATTTCTTCAACAAGCGTGTGATGACGGAAGGTCAAAAGCTTTCGGTCTTTTCGAAGATGCACAACTTCGTCACGCGGTTCTTCAAATCGCGCAAGCTGCAGCAGGTGATGGAATATACGATGGTCTTTCTAGGCACGTCTCCATACGAAGCACCGGCCATCTATAACCTGATGTCGCACATGGATTTCAATCAGGGCGTGTTCTATCCGCAGGGCGGTTTTTACGAGCTGATAAATGCACTTGTCCGCGTTGCGGAAAAGAACGGAGCGAAGGTCCGTACGAACGCGGCGGTGGCGGAAATACTTGTCGGCAACGGTAAGGCGAGCGGCGTGAAGCTGGAAAGCGGCGAAGTGGTTGAGGCGGACATTGTCATCTCGAATGCCGACTACCAATTTACCGAGACGCGGCTATTGCCTGAAAAAGCTCAGACCTACAAGAAGAAATATTGGGATAAGAAGGTGCTCGCTCCGTCTGCCTTCATTCTTTACCTAGGCGTGAAGGAAAAGATGCCGCAGCTCATTCATCACAACCTGCTCTTCAGCGATGATTGGCGGAAGAACTTTGACGAGATCTACAAGGACCCGAAGCTCCCGAACGAACCTTCGCTCTACGTTTGTGCGCCGTCGGTGACCGATCCCGGCGTTGCCCCAGAAGGCAAAGAGAATCTTTTCGTATTGGTGCCGATCGCTTCCGGACTCGAGATAACGGTGGAGCGGAAGCAGGAATATGCGGATCACGTTCTTGAGCGGATGGAACGTGAAATGGGACTCGATGGACTGCGGGAAAAGATCGAGTACATGCGGATCTACACCGTCGATGATTTTCTGAACGACTACAACAGCTTCAAGGGCACGGCCCTCGGTCTTGCCCATACCATCTGGCAGACGGCGATCTTCCGGCCGAATAATCGGTCAAAGAAGGTAAGTAATCTCTTTTACGTTGGTGCGGGGACGAATCCGGGTATCGGGACGCAGATCTGCCTGATCAGCGCCGAACTTGTCTACAAACGCGTCCACGGGATCAAGACCGCTGAGCCGCTGACGACCATCTAA
- a CDS encoding prenyltransferase, with amino-acid sequence MPKAAYFLQISRPRFWIYVFGPYLVGLAAAISSTDQLLTLPALVYGLYFFLPANILIYGINDIFDYETDRRNPKKADYEGLVTPEKRRPLALAILAANLPFLILIPALWPAGMLAMSLFIFFSVFYSAPPIRAKTKPILDSAFNVLYVFPGAFAYQLISGEFPPVATIIAGGLWTMAMHAYSAIPDIEADREAGISTVATLLGHTGTLIYCLALYLASAALAFAFIGWAAVVLAAVFTAMIAISFASSEEGGIFNIYRRFPLVNAAAGFLLFWYIFGPKAF; translated from the coding sequence GTGCCGAAAGCCGCCTATTTTCTGCAAATCAGCAGGCCTCGATTTTGGATCTACGTTTTTGGGCCGTATCTTGTCGGCCTTGCCGCGGCTATTTCGTCAACTGACCAGTTGCTGACACTGCCGGCGCTCGTTTACGGGTTGTATTTCTTTCTTCCTGCCAATATTCTGATCTATGGCATAAACGATATTTTCGACTACGAGACCGATCGTCGCAACCCTAAAAAAGCCGATTATGAAGGGCTTGTAACACCAGAGAAGCGCCGGCCGCTGGCTCTTGCGATCCTCGCCGCAAATTTGCCGTTCCTCATCTTGATTCCTGCTCTTTGGCCGGCCGGTATGCTCGCGATGAGCCTGTTTATCTTCTTTTCGGTCTTTTACTCGGCCCCGCCGATTAGGGCAAAGACCAAACCGATTCTCGATTCAGCGTTCAATGTGCTCTATGTTTTTCCAGGTGCCTTCGCCTATCAATTGATCTCCGGCGAATTCCCACCGGTCGCGACCATTATCGCCGGCGGCCTTTGGACAATGGCGATGCACGCCTACTCCGCCATCCCGGACATCGAAGCCGATCGCGAGGCAGGCATCTCGACCGTCGCAACGCTTCTCGGCCACACCGGAACCTTGATCTATTGCCTTGCTCTCTACCTAGCCTCGGCCGCACTCGCATTTGCGTTCATCGGATGGGCGGCGGTCGTGCTTGCAGCCGTTTTCACCGCGATGATCGCTATCTCATTCGCATCAAGCGAAGAAGGCGGAATCTTCAACATTTATCGACGATTTCCGTTAGTTAATGCGGCCGCCGGTTTCCTGCTTTTCTGGTACATTTTCGGGCCGAAAGCATTTTAG
- the idi gene encoding isopentenyl-diphosphate Delta-isomerase: MIKFHKQTIWAIAVAVFLAVGAFFMANVPMPPWSKYISPVNIVLFALPSLWAVRRWLGWQDGSIFVGVLSLYALAIETSAIITGFPYGHFAYSEHLGYRLFGYAPWTVAFAWTPLALGAYAIARNVSGSRLARLILVPVLLTLFDVVLDPGAVYLGFWKYPEGGWFYGVPWTNFAGWLLSGFIGAVLIEVMVARFRPLLPTPVQLSISVIFIVFFWTAFAFFASMEEPALLGTLLVFGMVVIYRRFHYRFDDMIVQVDEENKPIRTEQKLIAHNGYTKLHRAFSVFIFNSKGELLLQQRAFGKKTWPGVWSNSCCGHVMLHETVEDAAKRRVKYELGLSGVELDMALPDFRYIAEKDGIVENEICPVFIGFTDKRPRPNPDEVASVKWQAWEEFLADAGRPDTELSPWCIIEAEQLAEVPALRSKLDR; encoded by the coding sequence GTGATAAAGTTTCACAAACAGACCATCTGGGCGATTGCGGTCGCAGTTTTTCTGGCGGTCGGCGCGTTCTTTATGGCGAACGTGCCGATGCCGCCGTGGTCGAAATACATTTCGCCGGTGAACATCGTCTTGTTCGCCTTGCCGAGCCTTTGGGCAGTCCGAAGATGGTTGGGATGGCAGGATGGTTCGATCTTTGTTGGCGTGCTTAGCCTCTACGCACTCGCGATCGAAACCTCGGCGATCATCACGGGCTTTCCATACGGCCACTTCGCCTATTCTGAGCACCTCGGCTATCGGCTTTTCGGGTACGCACCTTGGACGGTTGCATTTGCTTGGACGCCGCTTGCTCTTGGGGCGTATGCGATCGCGAGAAATGTTTCGGGTTCGAGGCTTGCTCGCCTGATACTTGTCCCGGTACTGCTCACGCTTTTCGATGTGGTGCTCGATCCAGGGGCGGTCTATCTTGGGTTTTGGAAATACCCGGAGGGCGGTTGGTTTTACGGCGTCCCGTGGACGAACTTCGCCGGATGGCTGCTTTCGGGCTTCATCGGTGCGGTGCTGATCGAGGTGATGGTCGCTCGCTTTCGGCCTTTGCTGCCGACGCCGGTTCAGTTGTCGATAAGCGTGATCTTTATTGTCTTCTTTTGGACGGCGTTTGCGTTCTTTGCCTCGATGGAAGAGCCGGCACTGCTTGGAACGCTGCTTGTCTTTGGAATGGTCGTGATCTATCGGCGATTTCACTATCGGTTTGACGACATGATCGTGCAGGTCGATGAGGAAAACAAGCCTATCCGGACCGAGCAGAAGTTAATTGCCCACAACGGCTACACGAAACTGCATCGTGCGTTCTCAGTTTTTATCTTTAACTCAAAGGGCGAGCTACTGCTTCAACAGCGGGCATTTGGGAAAAAGACGTGGCCCGGAGTTTGGTCAAATTCGTGCTGCGGGCACGTGATGCTCCACGAAACGGTCGAGGACGCGGCGAAGCGACGAGTTAAATACGAGCTTGGGCTTTCGGGCGTAGAGCTTGACATGGCACTGCCAGATTTTCGCTACATCGCAGAGAAGGACGGCATTGTGGAGAACGAGATATGTCCGGTGTTCATCGGATTTACGGACAAGCGGCCGCGGCCGAATCCTGATGAGGTCGCTTCGGTCAAGTGGCAAGCCTGGGAAGAGTTTCTCGCGGACGCCGGCAGGCCGGACACCGAGCTTTCACCATGGTGCATTATTGAGGCCGAACAGCTCGCCGAAGTTCCTGCCTTGAGATCAAAATTAGACCGCTGA
- a CDS encoding isoaspartyl peptidase/L-asparaginase, with translation MKRLIGYLFVALLLLNPVALVAQKSSGTEIKQLQGPQNPRLGFVIHGGAGVISRGSLSPEREKEYRAKLEEALMAGYKALQAGKSSLDAVEIAIRILEDSPLFNAGKGAVFTNEGKNELDASIMDGKTLGAGAVAGLTRVKNPITLARSVMEKSEHVMMVGAGAEKFAEQQKIDLVDPKYFWTESRWNSLQRILKEEKDKQEKSKDHGSLTEAEKPTNKFGTVGAVALDKDGNLAAGTSTGGMTNKRFGRVGDAPIIGAGTYANNATCAVSATGWGEFFIRLSVARDISSLMEYRAMTVQQAADLVIKTKLQKLGGDGGVIAVDKFGNIGVSFNSEGMYRAYINAAGKPVVEIYGAEK, from the coding sequence ATGAAAAGACTTATCGGATACCTATTCGTCGCGCTTCTCCTGCTCAATCCCGTCGCTCTCGTAGCCCAAAAATCCTCGGGAACTGAAATAAAGCAGCTTCAGGGCCCGCAAAACCCGAGGCTCGGTTTTGTGATCCACGGGGGAGCGGGCGTGATCTCGCGGGGGTCGCTCTCGCCGGAACGCGAGAAGGAATACAGGGCAAAGCTTGAGGAGGCGTTGATGGCCGGTTATAAGGCATTGCAGGCGGGGAAATCGAGCCTTGATGCGGTTGAGATCGCCATCCGGATACTCGAAGATTCGCCACTCTTCAACGCCGGAAAAGGCGCGGTATTCACCAACGAAGGCAAGAACGAGCTCGACGCATCGATAATGGACGGAAAGACGCTCGGTGCCGGTGCTGTTGCGGGGCTGACAAGGGTCAAGAACCCAATCACGCTTGCCCGTTCGGTTATGGAAAAAAGCGAGCATGTAATGATGGTCGGAGCAGGCGCGGAAAAATTTGCCGAGCAACAAAAGATCGACCTCGTTGACCCGAAATATTTCTGGACGGAATCGCGGTGGAACTCGCTCCAACGGATATTAAAAGAAGAAAAGGATAAGCAGGAAAAGAGCAAGGATCACGGAAGCCTGACCGAGGCAGAGAAGCCGACGAACAAGTTTGGGACGGTCGGAGCGGTCGCTCTTGATAAGGACGGCAACCTCGCCGCAGGCACCTCGACCGGTGGAATGACCAACAAGCGCTTCGGCCGGGTCGGCGATGCTCCGATCATTGGTGCAGGCACCTACGCCAACAACGCGACTTGTGCTGTTTCGGCGACGGGATGGGGCGAGTTCTTCATTCGGCTTTCGGTCGCACGTGATATTTCTTCGCTGATGGAGTACCGAGCGATGACCGTCCAGCAGGCTGCTGACCTTGTGATAAAGACCAAGTTACAGAAACTCGGCGGCGACGGCGGTGTTATCGCAGTGGATAAATTCGGCAACATCGGCGTCTCGTTCAATTCTGAAGGGATGTACCGAGCTTATATCAATGCAGCGGGTAAGCCCGTCGTCGAGATCTATGGAGCCGAGAAGTGA
- a CDS encoding four helix bundle protein: MNSRKRIETFEDLVIWQKAVELAKDVYLITEREKIRTDVGLRSQMRNSAVSISSNIAEGFERRTRKEYLNFLNITKASAGELRSQLYIAHEIGYLTADEHAVLREKAKFLSGSIWNHMKAISHFSDA, encoded by the coding sequence ATGAATTCCAGAAAGCGGATCGAAACTTTCGAGGACCTTGTGATATGGCAGAAAGCGGTAGAGCTTGCGAAGGACGTTTACCTCATCACCGAGCGGGAGAAGATTCGAACAGATGTTGGGCTCAGATCGCAGATGCGAAATTCGGCCGTTTCGATATCGAGCAACATCGCAGAAGGATTTGAGCGGCGGACGAGGAAGGAATACTTAAACTTTCTAAACATTACCAAGGCGTCCGCAGGAGAACTTCGGAGTCAGTTGTATATAGCTCACGAAATCGGATATTTGACCGCCGATGAGCACGCTGTGCTTAGGGAAAAGGCGAAATTCTTGAGTGGCTCGATATGGAATCACATGAAGGCGATATCTCATTTCTCTGACGCATGA
- a CDS encoding competence/damage-inducible protein A, which yields MRSAEIIAVGSELLTPEKTDTNSLWLTEKLGEIGISVMLKTIVGDDEPRLKEAIQDALKRSDVVITTGGLGPTEDDITRQVAAKALGRELVHRPELEAELRKRFRRFGREMPEINVRQAYVIEGADALANPNGSAPGLFVEDAGRTLVVLPGPPRELKPMFEGQVLPRLERLGDGMIVRRRVLMVSGMGESAVDEKIAPIYQKCENVRTALLFTKTEVQVHFYARAEDAASADSVLDELVDRSLAELGDAVFSTDGEAMEEVIGRMLRERGETLSLAESCTGGLIGRRVTEISGSSDYFLEGAITYSNAAKTRALGVPAEMIESFGAVSAETAEAMAAGMLDRSGADHAVSVTGIAGPGGGSEEKPVGTVFIGIANRLGVRSVRIVLPGDRYIIRWRASQAALDVLRRSLLRADRSSGGRDYSLT from the coding sequence ATGCGTAGCGCGGAGATCATTGCCGTTGGGTCGGAACTTTTGACCCCGGAAAAGACAGATACCAACAGCCTTTGGCTGACAGAGAAACTTGGCGAGATCGGAATCAGCGTGATGCTAAAAACGATCGTCGGCGATGATGAGCCGCGCCTGAAAGAGGCGATCCAAGACGCACTCAAGCGATCGGATGTCGTAATTACGACCGGAGGGCTCGGGCCGACCGAGGACGATATTACTCGGCAGGTCGCGGCAAAGGCACTCGGGCGCGAGCTTGTTCATCGGCCGGAGCTTGAAGCGGAACTTCGCAAGCGATTTCGCCGGTTCGGCCGCGAGATGCCGGAAATAAACGTCCGGCAGGCTTACGTGATCGAAGGTGCTGATGCGTTGGCGAACCCAAATGGCTCGGCTCCTGGGCTTTTTGTCGAGGATGCGGGGCGGACGCTGGTCGTGCTTCCCGGGCCGCCGCGGGAGCTGAAGCCGATGTTCGAGGGGCAGGTGCTTCCTCGGCTCGAAAGGCTTGGCGATGGAATGATCGTCAGGCGTCGGGTGCTGATGGTCTCCGGAATGGGCGAATCGGCAGTGGACGAAAAGATCGCCCCGATCTATCAGAAGTGCGAGAACGTGCGGACCGCGCTTCTTTTTACAAAGACCGAGGTGCAGGTCCATTTCTACGCGAGAGCCGAGGATGCCGCATCTGCAGATTCGGTTCTCGACGAACTCGTTGATAGAAGCCTAGCGGAGCTCGGCGACGCGGTTTTCTCTACCGATGGCGAGGCGATGGAAGAGGTGATCGGCCGGATGTTGCGGGAACGCGGCGAGACGCTGTCGCTTGCCGAGAGCTGCACAGGCGGACTGATCGGCCGGCGAGTGACTGAAATTTCGGGGTCTTCCGATTACTTTCTCGAGGGAGCGATCACCTACTCGAACGCTGCAAAAACGAGAGCGCTCGGGGTTCCGGCTGAAATGATCGAGAGCTTTGGCGCTGTCAGTGCAGAAACGGCCGAAGCCATGGCCGCCGGGATGCTCGATCGGTCAGGCGCCGATCATGCCGTCTCCGTTACTGGTATTGCCGGGCCCGGTGGTGGCAGCGAGGAAAAGCCGGTTGGCACGGTTTTCATTGGGATTGCGAACCGCCTCGGTGTTCGCTCTGTGCGAATAGTGCTTCCGGGCGATCGCTACATCATTCGTTGGCGGGCGAGCCAGGCGGCTCTTGATGTGCTCCGACGGTCGCTCTTGCGGGCTGACAGATCTTCAGGAGGACGCGATTACAGCCTTACTTGA
- a CDS encoding VTT domain-containing protein, translating into MALVATFLPVLGSTFLIAFLVPVGNWLKAESFAGMGVYAAGVIAFCGLSLLPTNVIGVVGGFAFGFGPGLAVLILSIVAAAFFSFLVYRRIGSRRFADIIEKHPRSAAVYHALLRESPARTLSIILLVRLSIVMPFSLTNFLLASARVPVLAFCVGTFFGMLPRSAAVAFVGSGLSELDLQDRGDVLFLAFGIAATIATMVVITVISRRALDRLTAESISAETEVQAT; encoded by the coding sequence ATGGCTTTGGTCGCAACGTTCCTACCTGTTCTCGGCAGCACATTCCTGATCGCCTTTCTTGTGCCGGTCGGCAATTGGTTGAAGGCCGAGTCCTTTGCCGGAATGGGCGTTTACGCCGCGGGCGTTATCGCATTCTGTGGCCTTTCGCTGCTGCCCACAAACGTGATTGGCGTCGTTGGCGGGTTTGCATTCGGCTTTGGCCCGGGCCTTGCCGTGCTTATCCTCAGCATCGTTGCGGCCGCGTTCTTTTCTTTTCTTGTTTATCGAAGGATCGGCTCCCGGCGGTTTGCCGACATTATCGAGAAGCATCCGCGTTCGGCGGCTGTTTACCATGCACTTCTTCGCGAAAGCCCGGCCCGCACTCTCTCGATCATACTTCTTGTGCGGCTTTCGATCGTTATGCCGTTTTCGCTGACGAATTTTCTATTGGCTTCCGCTCGTGTTCCCGTCCTCGCATTTTGCGTCGGAACGTTCTTTGGGATGCTTCCTCGCTCGGCTGCCGTGGCATTTGTCGGCTCAGGGCTTTCCGAACTCGATCTTCAGGACCGTGGCGACGTGCTTTTTCTGGCTTTCGGCATCGCCGCAACTATTGCAACGATGGTTGTAATAACCGTGATCAGCCGCAGAGCCCTCGACCGGTTGACGGCGGAAAGCATATCCGCCGAAACAGAGGTTCAGGCAACCTAA